The sequence below is a genomic window from Candidatus Bathyarchaeota archaeon.
GTTCACTAACACTTGATGAAGAAAGTTTACCTCTCTTCTCTAAATCTTTGATGCATTTCTCAGCATATTGACACCAAGTTACACAAGATGGAGTTGCTTCTCTGTGAAGAGTTCGGCCACAATTATCGCATTTAGTTTCAATCTCATCACTGAAGAATTCTACTTCTTCCCCGCAAGATGGGCATGTCCTTAAAATAATTTGAACTGGTCCAATTAGATTTTTGATACCTGGACATTGCTTAAAGCTCATTTTTCTACCTCAAGCAGTTTTAACTTTATGGACAATACTCGATGTGGCCTTTAATTATTTCTAATAAAGTATTCATTGTTCCTATTTTAAGTGAATGAATGTACCCTCTTTCATAATAAGTTCAAAAAAAAAGTTCTGTCTTAGCATACCAATCGAAAAATTTTATAAAGTAATAAATGAGAAATAGCGCTTAGTTACGAAATTAAATAATCAACAGTTTATTGGAAATGTTAGAAATTATGAGACAGTATAGATATTTGAAGAATTTACGGAAATCTAGCTTATTAATTGTGCTTTTATCATTATTATTTATCAGCGTTATTGCATTCCCAATAACACAATTAAAAGCAGATTCAACCGGCACAAATGATTGCATTGAATGTCATAAAAGTTCTGAAGTGCTAGAAGATGTCATAAAAGATTGGGAAAAAAGCAAACATGCTAAGAATAATGTAACATGTATAGTTTGTCATGAAGCACAATCACACGATCCAGATGCACTTTCCCACATGGGATTTGAAATAACGCATATAGTATCACCAAATGATTGTGCAAGATGCCATAGTAAAGAAGCAAAAGAATTTGAACAGAGTTTGCACTCCCTAGGTGCAATATATTATGAGTATTTGTTTAGTGGAGAAAAATTACCGTACATCGAAAGCCAAATGGAAGGCGGTTATCTTTTAAAAGAAGGGAAAGAAATGACTCATGCTGCAACGCTTAGAGGTTGTCAAGCATGTCATGGAACAAATATGTCAGGGAAAACAATTGATGATTTTACAGTCTGGCCAAATAACGGAATTGGAAGGATTAATCCTGATGGAAGTAGGGGAAGTTGCTCATCATGTCATACACGCCATTCTTTCTCCATAGCTGAGGCACGTCATCCTGAAACTTGCTCACAATGTCATCTTGGTCCTGATCATCCGCAGATGGAGATATTTTCAGAGTCCAAACACGGTAACATTTACTTCTCTGAAGGAGATTCTTGGATTTGGGCTGAGGAAGACTGGCAAGCAGGAGTGGATTATCGTACACCCACATGTGCAGGTTGTCATATGTCATCTGCACCCATGGTGCCCTCAACTCATGATGTGAGTTCAAGATTGAGTTGGGAATTGGAGTCTCCAGTATCGAGACGGACGGATAATATCGCAACTAATTTAGGAGTTAATTTCAGCGATGGTAGTTCTTGGGAAGTAAAACAAGGTAGAATGAAGGAAGTCTGTACGCAATGCCACTCCAAAGTATGGGTA
It includes:
- a CDS encoding multiheme c-type cytochrome — its product is MRQYRYLKNLRKSSLLIVLLSLLFISVIAFPITQLKADSTGTNDCIECHKSSEVLEDVIKDWEKSKHAKNNVTCIVCHEAQSHDPDALSHMGFEITHIVSPNDCARCHSKEAKEFEQSLHSLGAIYYEYLFSGEKLPYIESQMEGGYLLKEGKEMTHAATLRGCQACHGTNMSGKTIDDFTVWPNNGIGRINPDGSRGSCSSCHTRHSFSIAEARHPETCSQCHLGPDHPQMEIFSESKHGNIYFSEGDSWIWAEEDWQAGVDYRTPTCAGCHMSSAPMVPSTHDVSSRLSWELESPVSRRTDNIATNLGVNFSDGSSWEVKQGRMKEVCTQCHSKVWV